From a region of the Mycobacteroides saopaulense genome:
- a CDS encoding rhodanese-like domain-containing protein has protein sequence MTIHDLLATARGRLRRLPADEVPTALGRGAFLVDIRPAAQRAEEGEVVGQIAEALVIERNVLEWRLDPESDARIPQAGNHDVEWVILCQEGYTSSLAAASLQEIGLYRATDVIGGYKALKDKGILI, from the coding sequence ATGACGATCCACGATCTACTGGCCACGGCGCGCGGTCGCCTGCGGCGTCTGCCCGCCGACGAGGTGCCGACGGCGTTGGGTCGCGGCGCGTTTCTGGTCGACATTCGCCCCGCCGCGCAACGTGCCGAAGAGGGCGAGGTGGTCGGTCAAATAGCGGAAGCCCTCGTCATCGAGCGCAATGTCCTGGAATGGCGCCTGGACCCGGAAAGCGACGCCAGAATCCCGCAGGCGGGCAATCACGACGTGGAATGGGTCATCCTGTGCCAGGAGGGCTACACCTCCAGCCTGGCCGCTGCCTCACTGCAGGAGATCGGCCTGTACCGCGCCACCGATGTCATCGGCGGGTACAAG
- a CDS encoding lipoprotein LpqV translates to MLPLVGTCYFGVVTVQTRIAATLMALCVPLIGAACTSKSDDHADKAAPSAVSNATTTLATPAAQPPASGSGLSPAGVTTSVDAAPSSLEEEYYQACRAAADWMTGKEDGPAQLVEGYLQSIQSTGKVGPGTFHKTWHELTADRQAAVIVATNAAAEQQCG, encoded by the coding sequence ATGTTGCCGCTGGTAGGTACTTGCTACTTTGGAGTGGTGACCGTCCAAACTCGCATCGCCGCGACCTTGATGGCCCTCTGCGTCCCGTTGATCGGTGCGGCGTGCACGTCGAAGTCCGACGACCACGCAGACAAGGCGGCCCCGAGCGCGGTCTCCAACGCCACCACCACCCTCGCGACGCCCGCCGCGCAGCCTCCGGCCTCCGGCTCCGGACTGTCCCCCGCGGGCGTCACAACGTCTGTAGACGCCGCACCCAGTTCTCTGGAGGAGGAGTACTACCAGGCGTGCCGCGCGGCGGCTGACTGGATGACTGGCAAGGAAGACGGCCCCGCCCAGCTCGTGGAGGGGTACCTGCAGTCCATCCAGAGCACCGGCAAGGTGGGTCCCGGAACCTTTCACAAGACCTGGCACGAGCTGACCGCGGATCGGCAAGCCGCGGTGATCGTGGCGACGAACGCCGCGGCCGAGCAGCAGTGCGGATAA
- a CDS encoding cysteine dioxygenase: MTTASVLDLRRHSSAGSSPTRLRLPDLLRITDEGADDALHGRFDHLLPAGGLPVDERWATRIHADDELDVWLISWVPDKSTELHDHCGSLGALTVLSGALHEYRWDGSQLVRRRLDAGDQAGFPLGWVHDVMRAPEAPIRISTGPTLSVHAYSPPLTAMSYYEVTQANTLRRSRTILTDEPEGPAA, encoded by the coding sequence ATGACCACTGCATCTGTCCTGGATCTGCGCCGCCATTCCTCCGCCGGATCCTCGCCCACCCGACTGCGGCTTCCGGACCTACTCCGCATCACCGATGAGGGTGCCGACGACGCCCTGCACGGCCGTTTCGACCACCTGCTGCCCGCCGGGGGCCTGCCCGTCGACGAGCGCTGGGCCACCCGCATCCACGCCGACGACGAGCTCGACGTCTGGCTGATCAGCTGGGTCCCAGATAAGTCCACCGAATTGCACGACCATTGCGGATCGTTGGGTGCGCTGACCGTGCTCAGCGGGGCGCTGCACGAATATCGCTGGGATGGAAGCCAACTGGTGCGCCGTCGGCTCGATGCGGGCGATCAGGCCGGGTTCCCGCTGGGCTGGGTGCACGACGTGATGCGCGCGCCAGAGGCCCCGATACGCATCTCCACCGGCCCCACGCTCAGCGTGCACGCCTACTCGCCGCCGCTCACCGCGATGTCGTACTACGAAGTGACCCAGGCCAACACGTTGCGGCGTAGCCGCACCATCCTCACCGACGAGCCGGAGGGGCCCGCGGCATGA